The nucleotide window TTACCGTTCCTGCTTATTTTAACGATTCACAGCGCAAAGCCACTATGGAAGCCGGTGAAATCGCCGGACTAAAAGTTCGCCGTATCGTAAATGAACCAACTGCCGCCGCATTAGCTTATGGCTTAGACAAAAAAGGCAAAAACTTAAAAGTAGCCGTATTCGACTTAGGCGGAGGAACTTTTGACATTTCTATCTTAGAAATGGGCGATGGTATGTTTGAAGTGCTTTCTACAAACGGAGATACCCACTTAGGCGGAGATGACTTTGATGCTAAAATCGTAAATTGGCTTGCAGAAGAGTTTTATCAAGAAGAAAAAATAGACTTACGCAAAGACCCAAGAGCCTTACAACGCCTAAGAGAAGCTGCCGAAAATGCCAAAATAGAACTATCCGTTCAAACATCAGTAGAAATCAACCTACCATACATCACAATGGAAGGCGGTTCTCCCAAAAACTTGGTAAAGACATTAAGCCGAGCAAAATTTGAGCAGTTGTCAGAAGATTTATTCAGCCGCTGTTTAGAACCTTGCCGCAAAGCACTAAATGATGCTAAAATTAATAGAGACGAGATCAACGAGGTTATCTTAGTAGGAGGTTCTATCCGCATCCCCAGAGTTCAAAAGTTAGTTGAAGACTTTTTTGGCAAATCCCCTAACCGCAGTGTAAACCCCGATGAAGTAGTAGCCTTAGGTGCAGCAGTACAAGGTGGCGTTTTAGCAGGAGATGTTCAAAGCGTACTCTTGTTAGACGTAACCCCACTTTCTCTCGGAATAGAAACAGCCGGCGGAATCTTTACAAAACTCATTGATAATAACACAACTATCCCAATCCGGAAAAGTGAAGTATTCTCTACTGCAAGCGACAATCAACCGTCTGTGGAGATCCATATTTTGCAAGGAGAACGCTCAATGGCTTCAGATAATAAAACGCTTGGGAAGTTTTATCTTGATGGAATCCCCCCGCAGCCGCGCGGAATCCCACAAATTGAGGTTACTTTCGATATTGATGCCAATGGTATCCTGAATGTTACTGCAAAAGACAAAACTACCGGAAAAACACAAAATATTAGAATTGAGGCAAGTAGCGGACTAAGCAAGGATGAAATCGAACGCATGAAAGTAGATGCTTCCAAAAATGCAGACGCAGATGCTAAACGTAAAGATGAAGCAGAAGCCCTCAATAAAGCTGATATGTTGGTGTTTTCTACCGAAAAACAATTGAAAGAACATGGAGATAAAATTTCGGAAGGAAATAAAAGCAGGATAGAGTCAGCATTAGAGAAGTTAAAAGAAGCCCACAAAAACAAAAACTTGGTGGGAATCGAAAGCGCAACAGACGAGCTAAACAATGCGTGGCAAGCAGCTTCAGCAGATATTCAGAAAGCCGGAGAAAACTCGGGCGGAAGCCAAACCACAAATAACAACGAACCCGTCTCAGACGTGGAATACGAAGAAGTAAAAGACAACAAATAACCTAACCTCAAAAAAATAAGGATAATTCGTTGAATGAATTATCCTTATTTTTTATCTTCAATAGCCCTGCATCGCCTCAATACTGAGGCCAATAACTCCAACGAACATTAAAGTTGAATTTCTTTTTTGTAGAAAAGAAAATTTAATAGCTTTGGAAGTAACCTTCATCAATGAATTTAGGTAATTAACCTAAACATAAATTTTTTTATTTACTTTTTAAATACCTTTGTAAGATTTGTTCATTTTTCTATATGAAAAAAAATTATCAATTAGTAACTTTATTCATAATTGGTTGTTTATCAATCATAAATGTTTCTGCACAGCATTGTGCTACTGATGAATATCATTCATATCGCTTGCGTCAATATCCAAATTTAATACAAAGCATACAGGATAATGAAGCATATTACAGAAATTATATTAGTCAGCTAACGAACCATAAGACACAGGATGAAAACATAAAAGTTATCCCAATGGTTGTTCATGTGGTACATGACGGCATTCCCAAAGATCCAAGCGTTGATGATAGTATTTCAGCAGAGCAAGTTATCAGCCAGATAGAAGTATTAAACCAAGATATGCGCAAACAGCAAGGCACAAGAGGTTTTGGAGCAGGCGTAGATTATCGAATTGAGTTTGCCTTAGCGTCTAAAGACCCCAACGGAAGCCCTACAAACGGAATAACTTATACGGCTTCGTCCTTAGCAGACCACCAGATTTATGATCAAAATTTAAAAAACTTAATTAAGTGGGATCAGACCAAATATTTTAATGTGTGGTTAGTTAAATCTATCATTGGTGGTGCAAGTGGCGGATTGGTATTGGGTTATGCGACTTTTCCGACTTCCGGCTATCCTACGGATGACGGTGTCGTAATTCGCTCAGATTGTTGGGGAACGATAGGTATTGCCGGTGGCCCCGGCGGCGACAACAAGTATGGCCGTACCGCAACCCACGAAATTGGCCATTGGCTAAACTTAATGCACACATTTACCCAACCAGACGGATGCGGAACCACAAACTGCAATACCTCCGGCGATAATGTATGCGACACCCCTCCGTCTTATACCCAAAATTTCGGAAGCAACAACCGGCAAAATACCTGCATCATAGATAACCCTGACCTCCCAGATAACACCCAAAACTATATGGACTATGTAAACGACCTCTATACCAATATGTTTACACAAGGTCAATATAACCGAACAATCTCTGCATTAAACAATCCCAATATTTACCAACGAAAAATGTGGGACGAAAGTAATTTACAAGCTACCGGAACCGGTAAATATGGTAAGTCAAAAGCTGATTTTTGGGCAAGTAACAAAACCCTTTGCGTAGGAGGTACAACCAAATTTATAGAATACTCACGAGGCCAGTGCAGCTACTTTGAATGGAGCTTCCCCGGCGGAACCCCCACAACCTCAAATAGTGCTAACCCAACAGTAGTCTATAACACCCCCGGAAAATACTCTGTCTCTTTAAAAGTGGGAAACCTAAATGATACCTCTGCCGTTTATACAAGAACCGATTTTATTACTGTAACAGATGCAAAACAAACTCTTCCTTTCCATGAAGGCTTTGAAGACTATGCAAACTTCCCCAAAGATGGTTGGTTCATTGAAAATCAAGATGAAGCGAACCAAGCAACCAGCCGTACTTGGGAATCATGGCAATATGAAAGCGGCTTTGCCCAGAGTTCTGCCTGCGTTAGAATGCCTTTTTATTTCTACGCCAGCTATAACCATAACGACTTTTTGACCTCCCCAACTTTTGACCTTACAAATACTCCAAACCCAAAATTATCATTTAGCTGGGCATACAGTCCTTTAATCTATGATAACTACAGTTCAAGCCCCAAATCAGAAACCTTAATTTATTCTGATACATTAACCATTGAAGTTTCTACAGATTGTGGTGCAAGTTGGTCTCCAGTTTGGAAAAAAGGTGGCTATCAATTAGCTACTGTACCACAAGACCAAATCACCTACAATACTTTATTTAACCAACTAACTGCTAATAAGTGGGATTCTACATTTATTAATCTAACTCCTTACGGAAATCAAGCCAGTATGCAAGTTCGTTTTAAAACTACTAACGGATTCGGAAATAATCTATATTTAGATGATATTAAGCTCGTTAATGATACGACTTTATTCAGAGACGACTTAATTGCGCAAGCACGTTTAAAACTAACTCCAAATCCAATTCAGGAAAAAACACTACTCTATTTGGATTTACCAACCCAATCTGCCGTTGAAATTGTTGTTACAGATGTATTAGGAAGAGAAGTTTGGAAAGAA belongs to Bacteroidia bacterium and includes:
- the dnaK gene encoding molecular chaperone DnaK, encoding MSKIIGIDLGTTNSVVAVFEGNEPTVIINSEGKRTTPSVVAFTEEGKGERKVGELAKRQAVVNPTNTIFSIKRFMGRSYEEVKGEIKLTPYTITRGDNNTCRVQIADRQFSPQEISAMILQKLKKAAEDYLGSEVKEAVITVPAYFNDSQRKATMEAGEIAGLKVRRIVNEPTAAALAYGLDKKGKNLKVAVFDLGGGTFDISILEMGDGMFEVLSTNGDTHLGGDDFDAKIVNWLAEEFYQEEKIDLRKDPRALQRLREAAENAKIELSVQTSVEINLPYITMEGGSPKNLVKTLSRAKFEQLSEDLFSRCLEPCRKALNDAKINRDEINEVILVGGSIRIPRVQKLVEDFFGKSPNRSVNPDEVVALGAAVQGGVLAGDVQSVLLLDVTPLSLGIETAGGIFTKLIDNNTTIPIRKSEVFSTASDNQPSVEIHILQGERSMASDNKTLGKFYLDGIPPQPRGIPQIEVTFDIDANGILNVTAKDKTTGKTQNIRIEASSGLSKDEIERMKVDASKNADADAKRKDEAEALNKADMLVFSTEKQLKEHGDKISEGNKSRIESALEKLKEAHKNKNLVGIESATDELNNAWQAASADIQKAGENSGGSQTTNNNEPVSDVEYEEVKDNK
- a CDS encoding PKD domain-containing protein codes for the protein MKKNYQLVTLFIIGCLSIINVSAQHCATDEYHSYRLRQYPNLIQSIQDNEAYYRNYISQLTNHKTQDENIKVIPMVVHVVHDGIPKDPSVDDSISAEQVISQIEVLNQDMRKQQGTRGFGAGVDYRIEFALASKDPNGSPTNGITYTASSLADHQIYDQNLKNLIKWDQTKYFNVWLVKSIIGGASGGLVLGYATFPTSGYPTDDGVVIRSDCWGTIGIAGGPGGDNKYGRTATHEIGHWLNLMHTFTQPDGCGTTNCNTSGDNVCDTPPSYTQNFGSNNRQNTCIIDNPDLPDNTQNYMDYVNDLYTNMFTQGQYNRTISALNNPNIYQRKMWDESNLQATGTGKYGKSKADFWASNKTLCVGGTTKFIEYSRGQCSYFEWSFPGGTPTTSNSANPTVVYNTPGKYSVSLKVGNLNDTSAVYTRTDFITVTDAKQTLPFHEGFEDYANFPKDGWFIENQDEANQATSRTWESWQYESGFAQSSACVRMPFYFYASYNHNDFLTSPTFDLTNTPNPKLSFSWAYSPLIYDNYSSSPKSETLIYSDTLTIEVSTDCGASWSPVWKKGGYQLATVPQDQITYNTLFNQLTANKWDSTFINLTPYGNQASMQVRFKTTNGFGNNLYLDDIKLVNDTTLFRDDLIAQARLKLTPNPIQEKTLLYLDLPTQSAVEIVVTDVLGREVWKESTTTWGAGIHNRSIGFPEAAGLYNVRVLVNGHNYNLKAIKTN